The following are encoded together in the Gordonia insulae genome:
- a CDS encoding DUF3039 domain-containing protein: MGTETIERPDLDERTDVDERPDADATDRGDDDRPKFFHYVKKDKIAESAVMGSHVVALCGETFPVTRSAKPGSPVCPKCKKIYARMRKE; this comes from the coding sequence ATGGGAACCGAGACAATCGAGCGGCCGGACCTCGACGAACGGACTGACGTCGACGAACGGCCGGACGCCGACGCCACCGACCGGGGTGATGACGACCGCCCCAAGTTCTTCCACTACGTGAAGAAGGACAAGATCGCGGAGAGCGCCGTGATGGGCAGCCATGTCGTCGCGCTGTGCGGAGAGACCTTCCCGGTCACCCGTTCGGCCAAGCCGGGATCGCCGGTCTGCCCGAAGTGCAAGAAGATCTACGCGCGGATGCGCAAGGAATGA
- a CDS encoding DUF4192 domain-containing protein, protein MPSSHSGRPLAPASLLTAVPGLLGFIPDRSLILIAFGDDTRTVRTAMRHDLVLDDAGELVPTLRTVLTELAEVCARNDVRAVVLVIADNRYPSGDDRYRRVCALADRRFVDLGGIAAGFVVPEFVDGARWQTVWGPRPSRIGASFDHSSLTPIAGTAPTRGRLGDPHTSPTAVHRAVHSGRRVLARRADMEEMLKSLPHCAGPHRDPSDRADLAATGDGALLRAVVGQVVAIAAPGGRAEPPVLDCATVTMLGVALTRLRVRDALLAFAVTDHRHAAETLWRDLARRLTGTPKASAATLLAHLHYINSEGGYAGVALDCALTADPVWSLARLLDSALRAGLPPDSLKGMIDDCYDVAQELGVPLPAPTIEREVG, encoded by the coding sequence ATGCCTTCCTCGCACAGCGGCCGCCCGCTCGCACCAGCCTCCCTGCTCACCGCCGTACCCGGGCTGCTCGGCTTCATCCCGGACCGGTCGCTCATCCTGATCGCGTTCGGCGACGACACGCGAACCGTGCGCACCGCGATGCGCCATGACCTGGTCCTCGACGACGCAGGCGAACTGGTGCCCACGCTGAGGACGGTCCTGACCGAGCTCGCCGAGGTGTGCGCACGCAACGATGTGCGTGCGGTCGTCCTGGTGATCGCCGACAACCGGTACCCGTCGGGGGACGACCGGTATCGGCGGGTGTGCGCGCTCGCGGACCGCCGGTTCGTCGATCTGGGCGGGATCGCAGCGGGGTTCGTGGTGCCCGAGTTCGTCGACGGCGCCCGCTGGCAGACCGTGTGGGGTCCGCGGCCGTCGCGGATCGGGGCATCGTTCGACCATTCCTCGCTCACTCCGATCGCCGGTACGGCGCCGACCCGCGGCCGGCTCGGCGACCCGCACACCAGCCCGACCGCGGTCCATCGCGCGGTGCACAGCGGGCGGCGGGTGCTGGCGAGACGTGCCGACATGGAGGAGATGCTCAAGTCCCTCCCGCATTGCGCGGGACCGCACCGCGATCCGTCGGACCGGGCGGACCTCGCCGCAACCGGGGACGGTGCTCTGTTACGGGCCGTCGTGGGGCAAGTCGTCGCGATCGCCGCACCCGGCGGCCGCGCCGAGCCGCCGGTGCTCGACTGTGCGACGGTGACGATGCTCGGCGTCGCCCTCACACGTCTCCGTGTCCGGGATGCCCTCCTGGCATTCGCGGTCACCGATCACCGGCACGCGGCCGAGACACTGTGGCGGGACCTGGCACGGCGACTGACCGGCACGCCGAAGGCGAGTGCGGCCACGCTGCTCGCGCACCTGCACTACATCAACTCCGAAGGCGGCTACGCCGGGGTCGCGCTCGACTGCGCACTGACCGCGGACCCGGTGTGGTCCTTGGCGAGGCTGCTCGACAGCGCGCTGCGCGCAGGGCTGCCACCCGACTCGCTCAAGGGGATGATCGACGACTGCTACGACGTCGCGCAGGAACTCGGTGTCCCTCTGCCGGCGCCGACGATCGAACGCGAAGTGGGTTGA
- a CDS encoding YihY/virulence factor BrkB family protein gives MTAPTRPIIDTTQPTAPLAARPPRQNVPAGPRRTRQPSPAPDRGARSESDRTEDHDKSRDPGHDNPIVDAHEPGPPVLPNLHRLVWRTIVKAWDDGIVGWAAQAAFWQALSLPPLILGLLGSVGYVSGWFGPDTVDVIYERIISFSNRTFSDNVVGDLIKPTVDNVLGRGRVGVISVGFIISLWAGSSAVSCFVASIVRAHDQHEVRNPVWQRFFALFLYIGFLIVSVFLLPLVALGPNYLHEIVPDSWDPIVTNLIDYGYFPFVAALMLIVLTTLYHLALPNPLPWHRLVGGAIVAGVFFWVASYILRIYLTAITRAGYTYGALATPIAFLLFTFFLGFAIVAGAEFNAAVQSMWPAKPTAHVRDWVSSQTSDITGQLKTLPDRLASGPIKRSGRPPSASDRPPAEPPTS, from the coding sequence ATGACCGCACCGACCCGCCCGATCATCGACACCACGCAGCCGACCGCACCGCTCGCGGCCCGACCGCCCCGTCAGAACGTCCCGGCCGGCCCCCGGCGCACCCGCCAACCCTCGCCCGCACCCGACCGCGGCGCACGATCCGAGTCCGACCGCACCGAGGACCACGACAAGTCCCGCGACCCGGGCCACGACAACCCGATCGTCGATGCCCACGAGCCCGGGCCGCCGGTGCTGCCCAATCTGCATCGCCTGGTGTGGCGCACGATCGTGAAGGCCTGGGACGACGGCATCGTCGGCTGGGCCGCCCAGGCGGCGTTCTGGCAGGCCCTGTCGCTGCCTCCGCTGATCCTCGGGTTGCTCGGCAGCGTCGGCTACGTGTCCGGATGGTTCGGCCCGGACACCGTCGACGTCATCTACGAGCGCATCATCTCGTTCTCCAACCGGACCTTCTCGGACAATGTGGTCGGCGACCTCATCAAACCGACCGTCGACAACGTGCTCGGCCGGGGCCGGGTCGGCGTGATCTCGGTGGGCTTCATCATCTCGCTGTGGGCCGGGTCGTCGGCCGTGTCGTGTTTCGTCGCCTCGATCGTCCGCGCGCACGACCAACACGAGGTCCGGAACCCGGTGTGGCAGCGCTTCTTCGCGCTGTTCCTCTACATCGGATTCCTGATCGTCTCGGTGTTCCTGCTGCCGCTGGTGGCGCTCGGACCCAACTACCTGCACGAGATCGTGCCCGACTCGTGGGACCCCATCGTCACCAACTTGATCGACTACGGCTACTTCCCGTTCGTCGCCGCCCTCATGCTGATCGTGCTGACCACCCTCTACCACCTGGCGCTGCCCAATCCGCTGCCGTGGCATCGCCTCGTCGGCGGCGCGATCGTGGCCGGCGTGTTCTTCTGGGTGGCAAGCTACATCCTGCGCATCTACCTGACCGCGATCACCCGGGCCGGCTACACCTACGGCGCGCTGGCCACTCCGATCGCGTTCCTGCTGTTCACGTTCTTCCTGGGCTTCGCCATCGTCGCCGGCGCGGAATTCAATGCCGCCGTCCAATCGATGTGGCCGGCCAAGCCGACGGCACACGTGCGCGACTGGGTGTCGTCGCAGACCTCGGACATCACCGGGCAGCTGAAGACGCTGCCCGACCGACTGGCCTCCGGCCCGATCAAGCGCAGCGGCCGGCCCCCGTCGGCATCCGACCGCCCACCGGCCGAACCACCGACGAGTTGA
- a CDS encoding bifunctional acetate--CoA ligase family protein/GNAT family N-acetyltransferase — MTDQDQTEASTAAAAQANPPEAASGEAADQPQPRDPWAYPRHWIADVLASDGGVVHLRPIVPDDADRVVRFHGGLSERTRYMRYFGPTPTLPPREVARMTTVDYQKRVAIVAVLGGDIIAIGLYEGLEFDGKPESAEVAFVVADDHQGRGLGPILLEHLAGAAAENGFTRFEAEVLSENPNMVAVFRDAGYQLSRSFDGSTVHVEFLIDPTEAMLSVRNARERASEARSVANLLRPASVAVIGASTDPKKVGNALLANIIAGGFTGPVFPVNGPGNGDGEDGQDEAPGSHGPGPTRSTPAQRRGHPRPPSVRGIRAYRTVRDVPDPVDLAVVAVPAGVVDDVLDDCLVKGVRTLVVVSSGFGEAGEAGLESEHRLVEQVREHGMRLVGPNALGVANNDPTIALNATLAPRIPAAGRVGFFCQSGALGIAILDTAARRQIGLSTFVSAGNRADVSGNDLLQYWDSDTTTDVVLLYLESFGNPRKFSRIARRVSRSKPIVAVKSGKGAMTAARAARSSAASLDDQIAQMVLEQAGVIQVNTISELFDCATVFAYQPLPRGPRTRIIGNSSVLGSLAADIARGGGLEVTDAIDLGAGATEDEFESAVSDAMSDPAVDAVIVVFVPPVAVDADWHARALMAAANTPSADGPKPIVTTFLAVEGIPPGLMKPGANGLPDVGSIPSYASPERAANALARSWQYARWRQRPESEVHRPDDTDPEAARMFVRESMDGPDDGADSTGERTLGHVESATLLAWYGISVVPFREVSTMHEASAAARAMGFPVAVKATSQTWRGRLDREGARLDLPDATAVITAFAELSELTGDKMLHVQKMAPKGIGTMIRVRDDRSFGSLISFGLSGRTFDLLGDHGYRAIPISPLDAAELIDEPRSSPLLGGYAGEPPVDRDALADLLLRISTLVDDIPEVREVLCDPILASPDGAAVLNALIRVGPVPTRADTGPRRLG, encoded by the coding sequence GTGACTGATCAGGACCAGACCGAGGCATCCACCGCTGCTGCGGCACAAGCGAACCCGCCGGAAGCGGCGAGCGGCGAGGCGGCCGACCAACCGCAACCCCGTGACCCGTGGGCGTACCCGCGGCACTGGATCGCCGACGTCCTCGCGTCCGACGGCGGCGTGGTGCACCTGCGGCCGATCGTGCCCGACGATGCCGACCGCGTGGTCCGGTTCCACGGTGGCCTGTCCGAACGGACCCGGTACATGCGGTATTTCGGCCCGACGCCGACGCTGCCGCCGCGCGAGGTGGCGCGGATGACCACCGTCGACTATCAGAAGCGGGTCGCGATCGTGGCCGTGCTCGGCGGAGACATCATCGCGATCGGGTTGTACGAGGGTCTCGAGTTCGACGGCAAGCCGGAATCGGCGGAGGTGGCGTTCGTGGTGGCGGACGACCACCAGGGGCGCGGGCTCGGACCGATCCTGCTCGAACATCTCGCAGGGGCGGCCGCGGAGAACGGGTTCACCCGTTTCGAGGCCGAGGTGCTGAGCGAGAACCCGAACATGGTGGCGGTGTTCCGCGACGCCGGGTACCAGTTGTCGCGCAGCTTCGACGGCAGCACCGTGCACGTGGAGTTCCTCATCGACCCGACCGAGGCGATGCTCTCGGTGCGCAACGCCCGGGAGCGCGCCTCCGAGGCGCGGAGTGTGGCCAACCTGCTCCGGCCGGCGTCGGTCGCGGTGATCGGTGCGTCCACCGATCCCAAGAAGGTCGGCAATGCGTTGCTGGCCAACATCATCGCCGGCGGCTTCACCGGCCCTGTGTTCCCGGTGAACGGGCCGGGCAACGGCGACGGCGAGGACGGGCAGGACGAGGCGCCCGGATCGCACGGCCCGGGGCCAACGCGCAGCACGCCTGCTCAGCGTCGTGGTCATCCGCGGCCGCCGTCGGTGCGGGGCATCCGCGCCTACCGCACGGTGCGTGACGTCCCCGATCCGGTGGATCTCGCGGTCGTCGCCGTGCCTGCGGGCGTCGTCGACGACGTCCTCGACGACTGTCTGGTGAAGGGGGTCCGCACGCTGGTCGTGGTGTCCTCCGGGTTCGGCGAGGCCGGTGAGGCAGGACTCGAGAGCGAACACCGGCTCGTCGAACAGGTGCGGGAACACGGCATGCGGCTGGTCGGACCGAACGCCCTCGGGGTGGCCAACAACGACCCGACGATCGCGCTCAACGCCACCCTGGCGCCGCGCATCCCGGCGGCCGGGCGTGTCGGGTTCTTCTGTCAGTCGGGTGCGCTCGGTATCGCGATCCTGGACACCGCGGCGCGTCGGCAGATCGGGTTGTCGACGTTCGTCTCCGCGGGCAACCGCGCCGATGTGTCGGGCAACGACCTCCTGCAGTACTGGGATTCGGACACGACGACCGACGTGGTCCTGCTCTATCTCGAGAGCTTCGGCAACCCGCGCAAGTTCTCCCGGATCGCCCGACGGGTGTCGCGCTCGAAGCCGATCGTCGCGGTCAAGTCGGGCAAGGGGGCGATGACCGCGGCCCGTGCCGCGCGGTCGTCGGCGGCCAGCCTCGACGATCAGATCGCGCAGATGGTGCTCGAGCAGGCCGGCGTGATCCAGGTCAACACCATCTCCGAGCTCTTCGACTGCGCGACGGTCTTCGCCTACCAGCCGCTCCCGCGCGGTCCCCGCACCAGGATCATCGGCAATTCGTCGGTGCTCGGGAGTCTGGCCGCGGATATCGCGCGCGGCGGTGGGCTCGAAGTCACCGACGCCATCGACCTCGGGGCCGGCGCGACGGAGGACGAGTTCGAGTCCGCGGTGTCCGACGCGATGTCGGACCCGGCGGTCGACGCCGTGATCGTGGTCTTCGTCCCGCCCGTCGCGGTGGACGCCGACTGGCACGCCCGCGCGCTGATGGCCGCCGCGAACACGCCGTCCGCCGACGGTCCCAAGCCGATCGTGACGACCTTCCTGGCCGTGGAGGGCATCCCGCCCGGACTGATGAAGCCCGGGGCGAACGGATTGCCCGACGTCGGTTCCATCCCGTCCTACGCCAGCCCCGAGCGGGCTGCGAACGCCCTCGCCAGGTCTTGGCAGTACGCCCGGTGGCGGCAACGGCCCGAGTCGGAGGTCCACCGGCCCGACGACACCGATCCCGAGGCGGCGCGGATGTTCGTGCGCGAGTCGATGGACGGACCGGACGACGGAGCGGACTCGACCGGCGAGCGAACGCTGGGTCATGTCGAGTCGGCGACGTTGCTGGCCTGGTACGGGATCTCTGTCGTCCCGTTCCGCGAGGTCAGCACCATGCACGAGGCGTCTGCCGCAGCCCGGGCGATGGGCTTCCCGGTGGCGGTGAAGGCGACGTCGCAGACCTGGCGAGGACGGCTCGACCGTGAGGGCGCCCGACTGGACCTACCCGACGCGACCGCCGTGATCACCGCGTTCGCCGAGCTCAGCGAACTCACCGGGGACAAGATGCTGCACGTGCAGAAGATGGCGCCGAAGGGGATCGGGACGATGATCCGGGTGCGCGACGACCGCTCGTTCGGTTCACTGATCTCGTTCGGGTTGTCCGGGCGGACCTTCGACCTGCTCGGAGACCACGGTTATCGGGCCATCCCGATCTCGCCGCTGGACGCCGCCGAGTTGATCGACGAACCGCGGTCGTCCCCGTTGCTCGGCGGTTACGCCGGCGAGCCGCCGGTGGACCGCGACGCGCTCGCCGACCTGCTGCTGCGCATCTCCACGCTGGTCGACGACATCCCGGAGGTGCGTGAGGTGCTCTGCGACCCCATCCTGGCGTCACCGGACGGCGCGGCCGTGCTCAATGCCCTGATACGCGTCGGCCCGGTGCCCACACGTGCGGACACCGGACCGAGACGGTTGGGTTAG
- a CDS encoding acetoin utilization protein AcuC, producing MTRTTSDEAAAVIWSEDFLSYKWAHTHPMNPVRLALTMTLAQSLGLLDGVDSRAPLDIDDSALTVVHSTDYIDAVRAVGSGTASLSGPLLERLFGLGDADNPVFDGMHEAARLLVGGTLAAAQAVGSGSVRRAVNISGGMHHAMRARAAGFCIYNDCAIAIRWLLDNGFDRVAYIDIDAHHGDGVQVEFAADPRVLTVSLHQHPATLWPGTGWPTEVGDDAAQGSAVNVALMPDVTDRLWLRAFHAVVPSVLEQFRPQILISQCGVDSHRADPLTDLALTVDGQRAAMQAMRGFAEKYCDGRWIAVGGGGYGVVNVVPRSWAHLLGVVLDRDVDVDTTINESWCATAEEIAEQVHSDYAQAPVGVMGDGGDVAFVPWDGDTGQEPPEGISESAQRQTDRAILATRRAVYPLHGLDPEDPRD from the coding sequence GTGACGCGGACGACGAGCGACGAGGCGGCGGCAGTCATCTGGAGCGAGGACTTCTTGTCCTACAAATGGGCTCACACCCACCCGATGAATCCGGTGCGGCTGGCCCTGACCATGACGCTCGCGCAGAGCCTCGGCCTCCTCGACGGAGTGGACAGTCGCGCGCCCCTCGACATCGACGACTCGGCGCTGACCGTGGTGCATTCCACCGACTACATCGACGCGGTGCGCGCCGTCGGCTCGGGCACCGCATCCCTGTCCGGTCCGTTGCTCGAGCGACTCTTCGGGCTCGGCGACGCCGACAACCCGGTGTTCGACGGCATGCACGAGGCCGCCCGGCTGTTGGTCGGCGGCACCCTCGCGGCGGCGCAGGCGGTCGGCTCGGGGTCGGTCCGACGGGCCGTGAACATCAGTGGCGGCATGCATCACGCGATGCGGGCGAGAGCCGCCGGATTCTGCATCTACAACGACTGCGCGATCGCGATCCGATGGTTGCTCGACAACGGGTTCGACCGGGTCGCCTACATCGACATCGACGCCCACCACGGGGACGGGGTGCAGGTCGAGTTCGCCGCGGACCCGCGGGTGCTGACCGTGTCCCTGCACCAGCATCCGGCCACCCTGTGGCCGGGGACCGGTTGGCCGACGGAGGTGGGCGACGACGCCGCGCAGGGCAGCGCGGTCAATGTGGCACTCATGCCCGACGTCACGGATCGGTTGTGGCTGCGGGCATTCCACGCGGTGGTGCCGTCGGTCCTCGAACAGTTCCGGCCGCAGATCCTGATCAGCCAGTGCGGCGTGGACAGTCATCGCGCCGACCCGCTCACCGACCTCGCACTCACCGTCGACGGACAGCGCGCCGCGATGCAGGCGATGCGCGGATTCGCCGAGAAGTACTGCGACGGACGGTGGATCGCGGTCGGTGGCGGCGGATACGGCGTGGTCAACGTGGTGCCGCGCAGTTGGGCCCACCTGCTCGGCGTGGTCCTCGACCGCGACGTCGACGTCGACACCACGATCAACGAATCCTGGTGTGCCACCGCGGAGGAGATCGCCGAACAGGTGCACTCCGACTACGCGCAGGCGCCGGTCGGCGTGATGGGTGACGGGGGAGACGTTGCGTTCGTGCCCTGGGACGGCGACACCGGCCAGGAGCCGCCGGAGGGCATCAGTGAGTCCGCACAACGTCAGACCGATCGCGCCATCCTGGCCACCCGTCGTGCCGTCTATCCCCTGCACGGCCTCGACCCGGAGGACCCGCGTGACTGA
- a CDS encoding PAC2 family protein: MDERSPEHSALYSLEFPAPQVSNDEGSGPVLLHALNGFADAGHAVALAAQHLRDALDSELVATFSADELIDYRSRRPTISFSGDKFTEIEMPTLTMHAIRDTAGRPFLLLAGSEPDLRWEQFVDAVRRLAEQFGVTDVIGLNAIPMAVPHTRPPSITAHGSDPDRLGDLPRWGSAMKLPASASMLLELRMSEHNYRAAGLSVHVPHYLSQTDYPAASARLLDAVGDLTGLALPIAALDNAAEKVRGQIDNEVSGNAEIESVVAALETQYDTFTQAQAERASLLAAEEDLPSGDELGAELERFLAEQLRGDDGSGNDGGDAGGRPSPI, translated from the coding sequence ATGGACGAGCGGTCCCCCGAGCACAGCGCGCTGTACTCGCTGGAGTTCCCCGCGCCCCAGGTCTCGAACGACGAGGGCAGCGGCCCGGTGCTCCTCCACGCCCTGAACGGCTTCGCCGACGCCGGGCACGCCGTCGCACTGGCTGCGCAGCACCTCCGCGATGCACTGGACTCCGAGTTGGTGGCGACGTTCTCCGCCGACGAGCTGATCGACTACCGGTCCCGCCGGCCGACGATCAGCTTCAGCGGCGACAAGTTCACCGAGATCGAGATGCCGACTCTCACCATGCACGCCATCCGGGACACCGCCGGGCGTCCGTTCCTGCTTCTCGCGGGGTCGGAGCCGGACCTGCGATGGGAGCAGTTCGTCGATGCCGTCCGCCGGCTCGCCGAGCAGTTCGGCGTCACCGACGTCATCGGCCTGAACGCGATCCCGATGGCGGTGCCGCACACCCGGCCACCGTCGATCACCGCCCACGGCAGCGACCCCGACCGCCTGGGCGACCTGCCGCGGTGGGGTTCGGCGATGAAGCTCCCGGCGAGTGCCTCGATGCTCCTCGAGCTGCGGATGAGCGAGCACAACTATCGTGCGGCAGGCCTGTCCGTTCATGTGCCGCACTATCTTTCGCAGACCGACTATCCGGCGGCCTCGGCTCGTCTGCTGGACGCCGTCGGCGATCTGACCGGTCTCGCACTGCCCATCGCCGCGCTCGACAATGCGGCCGAGAAGGTCCGCGGCCAGATCGACAACGAGGTGTCGGGCAACGCCGAGATCGAGTCGGTGGTGGCGGCCCTGGAAACCCAGTACGACACGTTCACCCAGGCGCAGGCCGAACGGGCGTCACTGCTCGCCGCCGAAGAGGATCTGCCCAGCGGTGACGAACTCGGCGCCGAGCTCGAGCGGTTCCTGGCCGAACAGCTCCGTGGCGATGACGGCAGCGGGAACGACGGCGGCGATGCAGGCGGTCGGCCATCGCCGATCTGA
- a CDS encoding metal-dependent transcriptional regulator, which yields MNDLVDTTEMYLRTIYDLEEEGIVPLRARIAERLEQSGPTVSQTVARMERDGLLQVAGDRHLELTEKGRDLAIAVMRKHRLAERLLVDVIGMPWDEVHEEACRWEHVMSENVERRLLTVLDNPTTSPYGNPIPGLDLLGVEHAAPADTATRLSDLPQGAPVAVIVRRLSEHAQSDQALIGDLREAGVVPNARVTVTITPDKAVVSSAGHEGLELSEEMAHSLFVEKV from the coding sequence GTGAACGATCTGGTTGACACCACAGAGATGTACTTGCGGACGATCTACGACCTCGAGGAAGAAGGAATCGTCCCCCTCCGCGCACGTATCGCCGAACGGCTGGAGCAGAGCGGCCCGACGGTGTCGCAGACAGTGGCACGCATGGAGCGCGACGGACTGCTCCAGGTCGCCGGTGACCGACACCTCGAGCTGACCGAGAAGGGTCGCGACCTGGCGATTGCGGTCATGCGCAAGCACCGCCTCGCTGAGCGCCTCCTGGTCGACGTCATCGGTATGCCGTGGGACGAGGTCCACGAGGAGGCCTGCCGCTGGGAGCACGTGATGAGCGAGAACGTCGAGCGCCGCCTGCTCACCGTCCTCGACAACCCCACCACCTCGCCGTACGGCAACCCGATCCCCGGGCTCGACCTGCTCGGCGTCGAACACGCCGCGCCGGCGGACACCGCCACCCGGCTGTCCGATCTCCCGCAGGGCGCACCGGTGGCCGTCATCGTCCGCCGACTCTCCGAGCACGCGCAGTCCGATCAGGCCCTGATCGGCGATCTGCGCGAAGCCGGCGTGGTGCCCAACGCCCGGGTGACCGTCACCATCACGCCGGACAAGGCCGTGGTGAGCTCGGCCGGCCACGAAGGCCTCGAACTCTCGGAGGAGATGGCGCACTCGTTGTTCGTCGAAAAAGTCTGA
- a CDS encoding DUF3099 domain-containing protein produces the protein MGRDGSTGHGTDPDAFLITGAQQSLDDQHRARVRKYLTLMAFRVPALVIAGIVYSATGSGLLALAIVAISIPIPWVAVLIANDRPPRKRGEVPQYKYGADHSVVGPPPLSSARPSVEHRIVDSTVDSPTDPPRTDREPGSR, from the coding sequence ATGGGCAGAGATGGATCGACGGGGCACGGAACCGACCCCGACGCATTCCTGATCACCGGGGCCCAGCAGTCCCTCGACGATCAGCACCGGGCCCGCGTGCGCAAGTACCTAACGTTGATGGCCTTCCGTGTGCCGGCGCTCGTCATCGCCGGAATCGTCTACAGCGCCACCGGATCCGGCCTGCTCGCACTCGCGATCGTGGCCATCTCGATCCCGATCCCCTGGGTCGCGGTGCTGATCGCCAACGATCGTCCGCCGCGCAAGCGCGGCGAGGTCCCGCAATACAAGTACGGCGCCGATCATTCGGTCGTCGGACCGCCACCGCTGAGCAGTGCTCGACCGAGCGTCGAACACCGGATCGTCGACTCCACGGTCGACTCACCCACCGATCCCCCGCGCACCGACCGCGAACCCGGTTCCCGCTGA
- a CDS encoding sigma-70 family RNA polymerase sigma factor: protein MSRSTVSRPTTTTGYADDPASARIRPPMTEQDLDAQSPAADLVRVYLNGIGRTALLNAEQEVELAKQIEAGLYAKHLLATKKRLSPTRKRDLAVIVREGEYARSHLLEANLRLVVSLAKRYTGRGMPLLDLIQEGNLGLIRAMEKFDYAKGFKFSTYATWWIRQAITRGMADQSRTIRLPVHLVEQVNKLARIKRELHQQLGREATDDELANESGIPAEKIADLLDHSRDPVSLDMPVGSDEEAPLGDFIEDAEATSAENAVIAGLLHSDIRSVLATLDEREQQVIRMRYGLDDGQPRTLDQIGRMFGLSRERVRQIEREVMGKLRQGERAERLRAYAS, encoded by the coding sequence ATGTCACGCTCGACAGTTTCACGCCCGACCACGACTACTGGATACGCCGACGATCCCGCATCCGCCAGGATCCGCCCCCCGATGACGGAGCAGGATCTCGACGCCCAGTCCCCGGCCGCCGACCTCGTCCGTGTCTATCTCAACGGCATCGGCCGCACCGCCCTGCTCAACGCCGAGCAGGAGGTCGAGCTCGCCAAGCAGATCGAGGCCGGCCTCTACGCGAAGCACCTCCTGGCGACCAAGAAGCGCCTCTCGCCGACGCGGAAGCGTGACCTCGCGGTCATCGTGCGTGAGGGCGAGTACGCCCGTTCGCATCTGCTCGAGGCGAACCTCCGGCTCGTCGTGTCGCTGGCCAAGCGCTACACGGGCCGCGGTATGCCGCTGCTCGATCTCATCCAGGAGGGCAACCTCGGCCTGATCCGTGCGATGGAGAAGTTCGACTACGCCAAGGGCTTCAAGTTCTCCACGTATGCGACCTGGTGGATTCGGCAGGCGATCACCCGCGGCATGGCCGATCAGAGCCGCACGATCCGCCTCCCCGTCCATCTGGTGGAGCAGGTCAACAAACTGGCGCGCATCAAGCGCGAACTGCATCAGCAGCTCGGGCGTGAGGCCACCGACGACGAACTGGCCAACGAATCGGGTATCCCGGCGGAGAAGATCGCCGACCTGCTCGACCACAGCCGCGACCCGGTGAGCCTCGACATGCCGGTCGGCAGCGACGAGGAGGCCCCGCTCGGCGACTTCATCGAGGACGCCGAGGCGACCTCGGCCGAGAACGCGGTGATCGCCGGACTGCTGCACTCCGACATCCGTTCGGTGCTCGCCACTCTCGATGAGCGGGAGCAGCAGGTCATCCGGATGCGCTACGGCCTCGACGACGGGCAGCCGCGGACACTCGACCAGATCGGCCGCATGTTCGGTCTGTCGCGGGAACGTGTCCGCCAGATCGAGCGCGAGGTCATGGGCAAGCTGCGCCAGGGTGAGCGCGCCGAGCGGCTACGCGCATACGCCAGCTGA